The genomic stretch CGAACCGAGGAACACGTCCTCCGCGCTAGGCAAGAGCACACTTTCGCACTGTTTGATATTGCCCATCAGGTTCTGGTGCGTGAGTTCCACGCCCTTCGGGCGGCCTTCGGAACCAGAGCTGAATATGATGGTCGCCACGTCGTCGAGGGTAACCTTCTTGAAGAAGCGCAGTTCCAGGTACCAGGCCGGCAGGAACATCACCCGCAAGAAGTTCTTCACGAGGGTCGACTTGTGCAGCTGCTCCTTCAGGTCTTCCATGTAGTAGACCTTGTAGTTGTCGAGCAGTCTCTCCATCGGGAGGCCCTTCTGCTTCAGCTTCTCGATAAACACGCGTGCGGTAATGATGGTCTTCACGTCCGCGACACCGCAGCAGTAGTCCATCGTCTCGGGCGTATTCGTGTAGTTCAGGTTATATACGGTCTTGCCCTTGATGAGGCAGGCCATGTTCACGATGATGCCCGGACCGGAGGGCGGGATAAGCACGCCAATCTGCTTCTCGCCCGCCGTTAACTTGTCAATCATTCCCGAGAAAGAGAGCGCGGCAGTCGCGAGCGCATTGGCGGAAAGGTGGTTCCCGTCGGGGCTATACACCGAGGGGCCGCTCCCGATACGCTTCACCGTGCGAATCCAAGCGGATGCCACCGGGCGCAGCTTGCGGATGTAGGTCGTCCATGCGGTAATCGAGAGTTCCTGCACCGCACGCTTAACCATCATCGGGCTCGTATCGAGCGGAAGGCTCTCGCCAAACGCGACAGAGACGATTCGGCCACCGCTATGCACCATATCCTTGAAGCCGGCGTCGGCCATGGAGTAGCTACTCCCCCACAGGCCCTGCACATAGAACGGCAAAAGCTTCACACGCGGCACGTCCTTGATGGCGGCCGAGTAATCCAGACGGAAGCGGCTCATGTTGCCCGTCGAAGTCATCGCGTTCTCGGGGAACATCACCACGGCTTCCCCACGCATGAGCGCCTTGCGGGCAGCCTCCATCGCGGGTCCCGGATTCGCAATATCGAGGTCGATAGTCTCCATCTGCGAAAGCAGGAGCCTCACGTACCACTTCTCGAAAGGCCTGCGCGTAATCACGAAGCGCATCGGGCGCGGGCTTGCCATCTGGATCATCGCCCAGTCGATATACGAGATGTGGTTACCGACCAAGAGCACAGGACCTTCCCACGGGATGTTCTGCACGCCGGTCACGAGGAACCTGTAATGCACGGAGAGCACCGAGCGCAAAAGCTGGCGCAGAAGCGTCTGCGGCAAGGCCCAGAGCGCCCAGACCGTCCCCACAAGGCATACGATGCCGAGGACGAAGAACAAGTTTATCTTTGCGAGCCCGACATAGCGGAGGGCGATAATCGCGAGAATGTCGAACACGATAATGCTGAGGTTCTGCACCATATTGGACAGCGAGAGCACATGGCCCGCGGAGCGCGGTTTGGTGTTGTAGAGCATCGTCGCGAACATCGGGAGCGCGAAGATACCGCCGCAGAACCCGAGAAGCGCGAAGGCAATCGAGTTGTAGGGGCGCGGAATAAACGGGATAAGGAAGATGAGCACGGACGCACCGGCCGTCCCCATCGGGATAAGCCCCATCTCGATAAAGTTCTTGGACATGCGAATCGCAAACAGGAAACCAGCGACAAGGCCGATGGCCGTACCGAAGATGGCGTAGTTCGCAAGAGCGTCCTTGTCAAACAGGGAGCCGGAACTAAACTGGTCCTGGATGACGAACACCATGAGGAAGATAATGACCCAGAACATCGACTGCCCGACGAGCGCCTGGCGGAGCGGCCTGTTCTTCCAGGCCTTCGCCATCTTGCGGCGAGCGTACTTGGTCGTCCAGTAATACTTCCAGGGGAACTTCAGATCCTTGTCATAAGCACCGATGGAAGGGAGCCTGAGGGCAAAAACAAACGCGAGAAGCTGGAGCCCGCCAAGCGTATAGAGCACGGGCAATGTCAAGTCTGCGCGCACGGCAAAAGCGAGTGCCACGCCCGCGAAGAACATCGCGCAGAACGTCACAATCATGAGCGTCCCGCTTCCGTTCGCAAGGAAGCGCACACCCAGAAGTTCCTTCAGGTAGCCGTTCTTGGCCGGACTCTGGAAGGCCTGCAGCACAAAGAACAGCCCCACGCCGGCAAACATCATGATGAGGTTCCCGAGATAGGCACCCGCACAGAACAGGCCAATCACCGGGAGCGAAAGAAGCGTCGTCCACACAAGCACGCGTTCCTTCGGGTGCTTGTCCGAAGCAAAGCCCGCAGGCGTCAAAAGCAGCACGCAGGGCAGCAGGAACAGCAGGTGGAGCACATAGAACTGCCACGAACCCGTAGGCGTGAAGCCCATGCGGTTGAGAACCAGTTCAGTATAGGCAACAACCGCCGTAGAGACGGCCACCTGAGTAAAAGCCAAGCCAAAAAACGAAAAACAGCCTTTCACCTTTTTCATTTCTACTTTCCTTTCAAGATCGATCCAACGGGGCACAAACCCCGCTCCCAGTAAATATAGCAAGCGCCGACATATATAAGAAAGGACGGCACCCGGATGGGTGCCGTCGCTAAGCAATTCTAGGCGGTATAGAGCCTAAACCAGCTTACTTCACTTCGAAGTAGTAGGTCTGGAGGGTCTTGCCTTCCTGAGAGAACTGGATAATCTGCTTGCCCTTCGGGAGGTCACCAGTAATCTTGTAGAGGTTTTCGGCAACGTAGGTCACCTTAAGGTCGGTGGACTTGCTCTTATCCGGGAAGATACCCTTCACGTCGGTCTCGACGAAGCCCTTGCAGTCCTTGTGGTTTGCAACCTTGTCTTCAATCGCGGCGAAAGTCTTGGCGACGAGCGGAGCGGTGACGGAGGAAGCGTTCACGTAGAGCACGTTGAGCTTGCTGTCAACGACGAGCGGCTCCTTGAGGGTGAGCGTCTTGGTTGCAGCGGCGGCAGTCTTGCCCTTAGCCTTCTTGCCCTTCTTGTCAGCCTTGGGCGGAACCTTGGCACCATCGGTGGACTGAGTCATTTCAAGGCGGTAGCCGGCGACAGATTCGGTGCACTGGGTAGAGAAGAGCACCCAATCGTTGTTGATCTTGGTCGGGGCCTTTTCGCCCGTCTTGTAGAGACCCGGATTCACCTGGTCGCTGTAGATGTAGAGCTTGACCTTGAGGTTCGGTTCGGCTTCGGAAGTCTGAACCGGGTTACGGCTCTTGATGTACTTGGAACGGCCGGCGAGGATGCGGTAGCTGCCCACGGGAACCTTTTCGAACTTGAATTCGCCCTTCTGGAGTTCAGCCTTGTACGGGTACTTTTCCTTGGTGGTCGTGAAAATAGTGGAGTCCATCCATACGGTCGGCATCGGGACGGCCTGTTCAGTGAACGGATCAAGAACGACACCTTCGATAGTACCAGTCTTTTCGCAACCGGTCATGGCCATGGCGACGAGAGCCGCGGCGCAAGCAGTAAGAATTTGTTTCTTCATTTTTTTTCCTTGTTTTGAAAACCCAGTTGAATTTAAAAAAAAATGCCCCCCGCAACGTGGAGGGCATCGGAAACAGCCTAAAATTAAGCTTCTTCTTCGGCCTTGGCGGGCACAGCCTTGCGGGTCTTGCGCTTTGCGCCCGTGATGTTGCCAGCGAAACGCTTGTTGAAGCGATCGATACGGCCAGCCGTATCCACGCGGTGCTGCTTACCCGTCCAGAACGGATGGGTATCAGCGGTGATTTCAAGGGAAATCACGCTATGTTCAACCCCATCGATAGTCTTCTTTTCGGCGGAAGACTTCGTGGAGCGGGTGATGTATTCTTTACCCGTATTCGCATCGACAAACACGACCGGTTGATAGTTAGGGTGGATACCTTCTTTCATTTTTCAAATCCTATTGAAGTGAATTATTTGGAGTTCCAAATTTAGCAGTTTTTGAGGATTTTGGCAAGATACGGGCTCTTTTTTTGTATTTTTAGAGCATGAAAACGCTGAAATGTCTAATTGCCGCCCCACTCATGACCGGGTTGGCCCTTTGCTTTACCGCCTGTAACGATGAACGTCCCGTAGCTAAAATCATCAAGGTGGACCAAAAAATGCCGCTCATCGAGTGGCCCGACAGCGTTTACGTGAATTCCCTCGATTCCATTCTCGCGCTGGAACCCGTCAGAAAGCCGAAGAACGAGAACGTGACGAACCTGCGCCTGAACCCGAACAAGGCGCCCGTATTCAACCTGCCCTCCTCCGTCACGGGCAAGCCCGACAAGAAGACCGCAAGCAAGGATGTGCGC from Fibrobacter sp. encodes the following:
- a CDS encoding type B 50S ribosomal protein L31, which encodes MKEGIHPNYQPVVFVDANTGKEYITRSTKSSAEKKTIDGVEHSVISLEITADTHPFWTGKQHRVDTAGRIDRFNKRFAGNITGAKRKTRKAVPAKAEEEA
- a CDS encoding MFS transporter, producing the protein MKKVKGCFSFFGLAFTQVAVSTAVVAYTELVLNRMGFTPTGSWQFYVLHLLFLLPCVLLLTPAGFASDKHPKERVLVWTTLLSLPVIGLFCAGAYLGNLIMMFAGVGLFFVLQAFQSPAKNGYLKELLGVRFLANGSGTLMIVTFCAMFFAGVALAFAVRADLTLPVLYTLGGLQLLAFVFALRLPSIGAYDKDLKFPWKYYWTTKYARRKMAKAWKNRPLRQALVGQSMFWVIIFLMVFVIQDQFSSGSLFDKDALANYAIFGTAIGLVAGFLFAIRMSKNFIEMGLIPMGTAGASVLIFLIPFIPRPYNSIAFALLGFCGGIFALPMFATMLYNTKPRSAGHVLSLSNMVQNLSIIVFDILAIIALRYVGLAKINLFFVLGIVCLVGTVWALWALPQTLLRQLLRSVLSVHYRFLVTGVQNIPWEGPVLLVGNHISYIDWAMIQMASPRPMRFVITRRPFEKWYVRLLLSQMETIDLDIANPGPAMEAARKALMRGEAVVMFPENAMTSTGNMSRFRLDYSAAIKDVPRVKLLPFYVQGLWGSSYSMADAGFKDMVHSGGRIVSVAFGESLPLDTSPMMVKRAVQELSITAWTTYIRKLRPVASAWIRTVKRIGSGPSVYSPDGNHLSANALATAALSFSGMIDKLTAGEKQIGVLIPPSGPGIIVNMACLIKGKTVYNLNYTNTPETMDYCCGVADVKTIITARVFIEKLKQKGLPMERLLDNYKVYYMEDLKEQLHKSTLVKNFLRVMFLPAWYLELRFFKKVTLDDVATIIFSSGSEGRPKGVELTHQNLMGNIKQCESVLLPSAEDVFLGSLPLFHAFGFSITTMLCLVEGVPVATCPDPTDARLVSRMCAQFKVSIMVATGTFLRMWGLNRAVHPLMFSHVRAIYAGAEKIREDVRQLYRTKFKIEIFEGFGCTETTPVAAVNTKDVLMDDYKTVIEGNKPGTVGAPLPGTQFRIVDPDTMEELGVGEDGLILIGGAQIMKGYLKDPDRTAQAIAVINGKRWYKTGDKGHVDEDGYLTIVDRYSRFAKLGGEMVSLGSVDFKISECALFDEIDHFAVAVPDGSKGEKIVLVYAGDKEEAEVKDMLKQVGLPPLMLPGAVVKVDELPKLGSGKSDVQTGKKIAMERLGITG